From Domibacillus sp. DTU_2020_1001157_1_SI_ALB_TIR_016, a single genomic window includes:
- a CDS encoding L-lactate dehydrogenase: MIEIRGNKVVLIGTGAVGSSYAFSMLNQGVCDELVLIDLNEQKSMGDVMDLNHGVLYAPTSTKVSFGKYTDCVDAALVVICAGANQKPGETRLELVEKNMAIFKNIVGEVMASGFDGIFLIATNPVDILTYATWKFSGLPKERVIGSGTILDTARFRYLLGENFGVAPHSVHASIIGEHGDTEVAVWSSANIAGIPLKDYLARDEHENPEEKMKEIAVQVRDAAYEIIEAKGSTYYGIAMGLTRISRAILQNQDVVLTVSALLEGEFGHHDVYIGVPAVINRYGVRDVVEIPLSEREKELFDHSVQTLKKVQEPFWKE, translated from the coding sequence ATGATCGAAATCAGAGGCAACAAAGTCGTTCTTATTGGTACAGGTGCAGTGGGATCAAGCTATGCGTTTTCCATGTTAAACCAGGGTGTATGCGATGAGCTTGTCCTGATTGATTTAAATGAACAAAAATCAATGGGCGATGTAATGGATTTGAATCACGGCGTCCTCTATGCTCCTACTTCTACAAAAGTAAGCTTTGGTAAATATACAGACTGCGTGGACGCAGCTCTCGTCGTGATCTGCGCAGGCGCTAACCAGAAGCCCGGTGAAACACGCCTTGAACTGGTTGAAAAAAACATGGCGATTTTTAAAAATATTGTTGGTGAAGTAATGGCTTCCGGCTTTGATGGCATTTTTCTGATTGCTACAAATCCAGTGGATATTTTAACGTATGCGACGTGGAAATTTTCCGGCCTGCCAAAAGAGCGTGTCATCGGCTCTGGCACAATCTTAGATACGGCCCGCTTCCGTTATCTGCTTGGCGAAAACTTTGGTGTTGCGCCGCACAGCGTCCATGCATCTATTATTGGCGAGCATGGTGATACCGAAGTAGCAGTTTGGAGCAGCGCCAACATTGCCGGGATTCCACTGAAGGATTACCTTGCGCGGGATGAGCATGAAAACCCGGAAGAAAAAATGAAGGAAATTGCTGTACAGGTTCGGGATGCGGCGTATGAAATTATTGAAGCAAAAGGCTCTACTTACTACGGAATTGCGATGGGGCTTACTCGTATTTCCCGGGCAATCCTGCAAAACCAGGACGTCGTGCTGACTGTCTCTGCTCTTCTCGAAGGAGAGTTTGGCCATCATGATGTTTATATCGGTGTGCCGGCTGTCATTAACCGCTATGGTGTCCGGGATGTAGTGGAGATTCCACTCAGTGAACGTGAAAAAGAGTTATTTGATCATAGCGTGCAAACATTGAAAAAAGTTCAGGAGCCATTTTGGAAAGAATAA
- a CDS encoding AraC family transcriptional regulator: protein MFSLPDDPHHSFVYHHSKEPLTDSARIASIGFEKRTSTDYYWDGRMRLNDHNTFIFQYTVKGWGEIHVGDRTMAVRPGEAFIVEVPSDHCYYLPAESPEWEFLFITLEGTKAKECWTQLTNELGPIVQLEDASPLVFLLQKTYQFALKEGIEDTFTSSARAYEFIMGLYRFAKGLDQPKASMPDDIRTALQFMAAHYDQPLSLDEIAHHAGLSKYYFTNKFHKYMNTTPIQHLAKVRMQKAMELLTTTNKTIHEIALQTGYDNANYFSKVFKKMIGMSADSFRRDKKMTDFQHVIID, encoded by the coding sequence TTGTTCTCACTCCCAGATGATCCTCACCATAGTTTTGTTTATCACCATTCAAAGGAACCTTTAACAGATTCAGCCCGCATTGCTTCGATCGGCTTTGAAAAACGCACCTCCACCGATTATTATTGGGACGGGCGCATGCGGCTAAACGACCATAACACGTTTATTTTTCAATATACTGTAAAAGGCTGGGGAGAAATCCACGTCGGAGACCGGACGATGGCGGTCCGGCCGGGGGAAGCCTTTATCGTAGAAGTTCCAAGTGACCATTGCTACTACCTGCCGGCGGAAAGTCCAGAATGGGAGTTTCTCTTTATTACACTGGAAGGAACGAAAGCAAAAGAATGCTGGACTCAGTTAACAAACGAGCTCGGCCCGATTGTTCAGCTCGAAGACGCCTCTCCACTTGTTTTTTTGCTGCAGAAAACCTATCAATTTGCCCTGAAAGAAGGTATTGAAGACACGTTTACGTCTTCTGCCCGTGCGTACGAATTTATTATGGGACTATACCGGTTTGCCAAAGGACTGGACCAGCCAAAAGCAAGCATGCCGGATGACATTCGGACGGCCCTGCAATTTATGGCTGCCCATTACGACCAGCCGCTGTCTCTTGATGAGATTGCCCATCATGCGGGGCTTTCCAAGTATTACTTTACAAACAAGTTTCATAAATATATGAACACAACACCCATTCAGCACTTGGCTAAAGTCCGCATGCAAAAAGCGATGGAGCTATTAACGACCACAAACAAAACCATTCATGAAATCGCTCTTCAAACCGGCTATGACAATGCGAACTATTTCAGCAAGGTATTTAAGAAAATGATCGGCATGTCTGCTGACAGCTTCCGCCGTGATAAAAAAATGACAGACTTTCAGCACGTTATTATTGATTAA
- a CDS encoding alpha-glucosidase/alpha-galactosidase, with protein MKKITFIGAGSTIFTKNVLGDCMMSPALQDFEFALFDIDENRLSESEVLLKALKNTLKSGVTINTYTDRKEALKDAKYVINAIQVGGYKPSTVIDFEIPKKYGLRQTIADTIGIGGLFRALRTIPVMLDIAKDMEEVCPDAWLLNYTNPMATLTGAVSRYTNVKMVGLCHSVQVCTKDLLKDLGIPHENIEERIAGINHMAWLLEIKSNGKDLYPEIKRRAKEKQQTKHHDMVRYELMDKFGFYVTESSEHNAEYHPFFIKEKYPELIDRFNIPLDEYPRRCEEQIDNWLKTKEELMNDQNLTHERSHEYGSRIIEAMETNEPFVFGGNVLNTGGLISNLPEKAVVEVPCIANRNGITPAYMGELPEQLAALNRSNINTQLLTIEAAITKSTEKIYQAAMLDPHTAAELSMDDIISLCDDLIEAHGDMLPEYQSSKQPIRQ; from the coding sequence ATGAAAAAAATTACGTTTATTGGCGCAGGAAGCACAATTTTTACGAAAAATGTGTTAGGTGACTGCATGATGTCCCCGGCACTTCAGGACTTTGAATTTGCACTGTTCGATATTGATGAAAATCGCCTGTCAGAGTCAGAAGTATTGCTTAAGGCACTGAAGAATACGCTGAAGTCCGGTGTTACGATCAACACGTACACAGACCGGAAGGAAGCGCTGAAAGATGCCAAATATGTAATCAACGCTATTCAAGTTGGAGGCTATAAGCCAAGTACGGTCATCGATTTTGAAATCCCGAAAAAATACGGCTTGCGCCAGACGATCGCGGACACCATCGGTATTGGCGGCTTGTTCCGGGCGCTGCGCACCATCCCGGTTATGCTTGATATTGCAAAAGATATGGAAGAGGTGTGCCCGGATGCATGGCTTTTAAACTACACCAATCCGATGGCTACATTAACAGGTGCTGTTTCCCGCTACACAAATGTAAAAATGGTTGGGCTTTGCCACAGCGTACAGGTATGCACAAAAGACCTGCTGAAAGATCTCGGCATCCCGCATGAAAATATTGAAGAGCGCATCGCCGGCATTAACCATATGGCATGGCTTCTTGAAATTAAATCCAATGGCAAAGATTTGTACCCGGAAATTAAAAGAAGAGCAAAAGAAAAGCAGCAAACGAAGCATCATGACATGGTGCGGTACGAGCTGATGGATAAATTCGGCTTTTATGTGACAGAATCTTCTGAACATAATGCTGAATATCATCCGTTCTTTATTAAAGAAAAGTATCCAGAGTTGATTGACCGCTTCAACATCCCGCTTGATGAGTATCCACGCCGCTGTGAAGAACAGATCGACAACTGGCTGAAAACAAAAGAAGAGCTGATGAATGACCAGAACTTAACACACGAACGCTCTCACGAATATGGCTCGCGTATTATTGAAGCGATGGAAACGAACGAGCCGTTTGTATTTGGCGGAAATGTGTTAAATACGGGCGGACTTATTTCAAACCTTCCGGAAAAAGCGGTAGTAGAAGTGCCGTGTATCGCCAATCGAAACGGTATTACTCCGGCTTATATGGGTGAACTGCCTGAACAGCTGGCGGCGCTGAACCGCTCTAACATTAATACGCAGCTGTTAACGATTGAAGCAGCGATTACAAAATCGACAGAAAAGATTTACCAGGCAGCCATGCTTGACCCGCACACAGCAGCAGAGCTATCGATGGACGACATTATCAGCTTGTGTGATGACTTGATTGAAGCACATGGCGACATGCTGCCAGAATACCAATCCTCTAAACAGCCGATCAGACAGTAA
- a CDS encoding MarR family winged helix-turn-helix transcriptional regulator, with protein sequence MEKQLREAVELFEEVIVYGTERILKSIDDPIVHEFSPEQIQMMKIIEKHGPITSGSLAVMQGVHKSAISNRMKKLEEKGLIQMVRSESDQRTKWVELTEEGREFIQKTRECVSDFISSLLSSHIDEQEVEQFVNMFRKLKEIIKIGEDHR encoded by the coding sequence ATGGAGAAACAGCTGCGTGAAGCGGTGGAATTGTTTGAGGAAGTGATCGTTTACGGAACCGAGCGAATCCTTAAGTCGATTGACGATCCGATTGTGCATGAATTTTCACCGGAACAAATTCAAATGATGAAAATTATCGAAAAGCATGGGCCCATTACATCAGGCAGCCTGGCGGTGATGCAGGGGGTGCATAAAAGTGCTATTTCCAATCGCATGAAAAAGCTGGAGGAAAAAGGACTGATCCAAATGGTGAGATCAGAAAGCGATCAGCGGACAAAATGGGTAGAGCTGACGGAGGAAGGCCGGGAATTTATTCAAAAAACGAGAGAATGTGTTTCAGACTTTATTTCTTCGCTCCTATCCAGTCATATTGATGAACAGGAAGTGGAGCAGTTTGTGAATATGTTCCGCAAGCTAAAAGAAATTATAAAGATAGGTGAGGATCATAGATGA
- a CDS encoding LacI family DNA-binding transcriptional regulator has protein sequence MVTIKDIAKRINVSPSTVSRVLNHDETLSASPETKQKIFDTAKELNYRTVKSRRLQSQPKKQEILKHETVNIGMVLLQTKEEEASDPYWLSIREGIEKECAVRGISSLKLIRLQQMVKAREELAELDGLLVVGRIDYLILQTIREYNRNIVLINQDTYEDQYDSIIFDYEKAASQAMDHLAAQGYERIGYIGGTERISVEQEQSLKKIYTPDARKTIYESKMKERGLYDPSLLFVKEYSIQSGYDLMKEAIEQGNVPDAFFIASDSMAIGAMRALHEAGVQVPDDVAIVSFNDIEMAQFTSPPLTTVKIPTEEMGRLGVRIMLDRLDGRDMPIKIMVPTGLVVRESCGALRQQERQ, from the coding sequence ATGGTAACAATCAAAGATATTGCTAAACGGATAAATGTATCTCCTTCAACCGTATCGAGAGTGTTGAATCACGACGAAACACTTTCCGCTTCTCCGGAAACAAAACAAAAGATTTTTGACACAGCAAAAGAGTTAAATTACCGGACGGTTAAAAGCAGACGGCTGCAAAGCCAGCCAAAGAAACAGGAAATTTTGAAGCATGAAACGGTTAATATCGGTATGGTGCTTTTGCAAACAAAAGAAGAAGAAGCAAGTGATCCGTACTGGCTGTCTATTCGGGAAGGAATCGAAAAAGAATGTGCAGTCCGGGGGATCAGCTCATTAAAGCTGATCCGCCTTCAGCAAATGGTGAAAGCAAGAGAGGAGCTGGCTGAGCTTGACGGGCTGCTTGTCGTTGGCCGGATCGACTATCTGATTTTGCAAACCATTCGCGAGTACAACCGCAATATTGTACTGATTAACCAGGATACCTACGAAGATCAATACGATTCGATCATTTTTGATTATGAAAAGGCCGCCAGCCAGGCAATGGATCACCTGGCGGCACAGGGATATGAACGGATCGGCTATATTGGCGGCACAGAGCGAATTTCCGTCGAACAGGAGCAGTCATTAAAAAAAATTTATACGCCTGATGCGAGGAAAACGATTTACGAAAGCAAAATGAAGGAACGTGGCTTGTATGACCCAAGCCTGCTGTTTGTTAAAGAGTATTCCATTCAGTCCGGCTACGATTTGATGAAAGAAGCCATTGAGCAGGGAAATGTGCCGGACGCTTTTTTCATTGCCAGCGATTCGATGGCCATTGGCGCGATGAGGGCGCTTCACGAAGCCGGTGTTCAGGTGCCGGATGACGTTGCGATTGTCAGCTTCAACGATATTGAAATGGCTCAATTTACATCTCCACCGCTGACCACCGTTAAAATACCGACTGAAGAAATGGGAAGGCTCGGTGTCCGAATTATGCTTGACCGGCTGGATGGCCGGGACATGCCTATTAAAATTATGGTGCCAACAGGGCTGGTTGTCCGTGAAAGCTGCGGAGCACTGCGCCAGCAGGAACGACAATAA
- a CDS encoding TIGR00266 family protein, producing MNNHEIDFQLFGDDMQFVQVELDPQETVIAEAGSLMMMDDGIRMETIFGDGSSNRGSGLMGKLLGAGKRMLTGESLFMTTFTNEGSGKKHVSFASPYPGKIVPMDLSEHQGKIICQKDAFLAAAKGVSVGIELQRKLGTGFFGGEGFIMQKLEGDGMAFVHAGGTIYEKTLAPGELIRLDTGCLVAMTGDVDYNIEAVGGVKTALFGGEGLFLATLQGPGTVWVQSLPFSRLASRVFAAMPQNGGSKGEGGLSGLFDFIGGDGD from the coding sequence ATGAATAATCACGAAATTGACTTTCAATTATTTGGCGATGATATGCAGTTTGTACAGGTAGAGCTTGATCCACAGGAAACGGTTATCGCTGAAGCCGGCAGTTTGATGATGATGGATGATGGCATTCGGATGGAGACCATTTTTGGCGATGGCTCCTCAAACCGCGGCAGCGGCTTGATGGGCAAGCTGCTCGGCGCAGGGAAACGTATGCTGACAGGTGAAAGCTTGTTTATGACGACCTTTACCAATGAAGGCAGCGGCAAAAAACATGTTTCATTTGCTTCACCGTATCCCGGGAAAATCGTTCCTATGGATTTAAGTGAACATCAAGGCAAGATTATCTGCCAAAAAGATGCATTTTTGGCAGCGGCAAAAGGCGTATCAGTCGGCATTGAATTGCAGCGCAAGCTCGGCACCGGTTTTTTCGGTGGTGAAGGCTTTATTATGCAGAAGCTCGAAGGCGACGGTATGGCGTTTGTTCATGCCGGCGGAACGATTTATGAAAAAACCCTTGCTCCGGGCGAATTGATTCGTTTAGATACGGGCTGCCTGGTCGCTATGACTGGTGATGTTGATTACAACATCGAAGCAGTTGGCGGCGTAAAAACAGCCCTGTTTGGCGGTGAAGGCTTGTTCCTTGCGACGCTTCAGGGACCTGGGACGGTATGGGTACAGTCTCTTCCATTCAGCCGCTTGGCCAGCCGTGTTTTTGCGGCAATGCCGCAAAACGGCGGATCAAAGGGTGAGGGCGGACTGTCCGGGCTGTTTGATTTTATCGGCGGAGACGGCGACTGA
- a CDS encoding MMPL family transporter, which translates to MRRIIQWRWPIFVSLLVLTAALFLLAPNLSKQAEQAGSFQLPGDADSQRAADLLEQAGAGEETISLVFQLDQPLTEQAQQFIAGSVASLEKMDGPITDVMDPFESEEIKKQLISKDQKTVLVPVTVDGTQDEINRLADEIRAEVLPDDLTAYVTGEAIINNDVNKSSQEGLKRTELITVGLIFVLLLAVFRSIVTPLIPLAAVGFTYLLSQSLVAFFIDWFGFPVSNYTQIFLVAVLFGIGTDYCILLLSRYKEELQAGHSVEDSIVNTYKTAGRTLLVSGIAVFIGFSAIGFADFPIFKSAVGVAVGIAVLIVVLFTLVPFCMAVLREKLFWPSKKSVSHDDSKLWAWFSKLSVRRPLLSMLVVAVITVPLLFTYDGKLSFNTVDEIGSNYESVKGLDAIAEGFGSGDSLPVTVLISGKEDMATEETVPYLESISKDILKVDGVKSVRTLTRPTGEALDELYVDNQLGTLTDGLVDARDGLLQVQDGLADIQNGLTQAEGQIPSGSEAASGAEGLQQAASGIGQVNEQIGRISAGIEQSGNAEQAAAQLGAVQQQIGKISHEINAAAGELEGTAGQVGQLGGGLSQLAFGVGDANDGLAEIAQGLTKAAQTTRSMSQSKSVHDTGIYIPDGTLERKEFKDVLDRYTLNDEKTIKLEVVLSEDPYSPQAIDSIEEVKRAVKRASIDTPFEGATFAYSGISSVNSDLKDISSNDFSRTVIIMLASLFIVLTLLFRSVIMPLYMIGSLLLTYYTSVAAAELIFVNGLGYDGVSWAVPFFGFVMLVALGIDYSIFLLDRFREEARDGVSVQQAMSVSMAKMGTVIITAAIILAGTFGAMMPSGVLSLVQIATIVITGLLLYGLIVLPLLIPAVTVSFNQGVWWPFKRK; encoded by the coding sequence ATGAGAAGGATCATTCAATGGCGCTGGCCGATTTTTGTCAGCCTGCTCGTTTTAACAGCAGCCCTGTTTTTACTGGCGCCTAATTTATCCAAGCAGGCCGAACAGGCAGGGTCATTCCAGCTGCCAGGTGACGCAGATTCACAGCGGGCAGCCGACCTGCTTGAGCAGGCTGGAGCTGGAGAAGAAACCATTTCGCTTGTTTTCCAGTTGGATCAGCCACTTACGGAACAGGCACAGCAGTTCATTGCCGGAAGTGTAGCATCCCTTGAGAAAATGGACGGTCCGATTACAGATGTAATGGATCCGTTTGAAAGTGAAGAAATAAAAAAGCAGCTTATATCAAAGGATCAAAAAACCGTTCTTGTGCCGGTTACAGTGGATGGAACGCAGGATGAGATTAATCGTCTGGCCGATGAGATCCGCGCGGAGGTGCTGCCGGATGATCTGACTGCATACGTAACGGGCGAAGCCATCATCAATAATGATGTCAATAAAAGCTCGCAGGAAGGGCTTAAGCGGACTGAGCTCATTACAGTTGGGTTGATTTTCGTTCTGCTTTTAGCTGTTTTCCGGTCGATTGTCACACCGCTTATTCCGCTTGCGGCTGTCGGTTTTACGTACCTGCTCAGCCAGTCACTTGTGGCATTTTTCATCGACTGGTTTGGGTTTCCTGTTTCAAACTACACTCAGATTTTTCTGGTCGCGGTGCTGTTCGGAATTGGAACAGATTACTGCATTTTGCTGCTCAGCCGGTACAAAGAAGAGCTGCAGGCAGGTCATTCGGTTGAAGACTCAATCGTGAATACGTACAAAACAGCCGGACGTACGCTTTTGGTCAGCGGCATTGCTGTTTTTATCGGCTTTTCGGCGATCGGTTTTGCGGATTTCCCAATTTTTAAGTCAGCAGTCGGCGTTGCCGTGGGGATTGCCGTGCTTATTGTTGTGCTGTTTACCCTTGTGCCGTTTTGTATGGCTGTTTTAAGAGAAAAGCTGTTTTGGCCGTCGAAGAAGTCTGTTTCCCATGACGACAGTAAGCTGTGGGCCTGGTTCAGCAAATTATCTGTTCGCCGTCCGCTTCTTTCTATGCTTGTTGTTGCCGTTATTACCGTACCGCTTCTGTTTACCTATGACGGCAAGCTTTCGTTTAACACGGTAGATGAGATTGGCAGTAACTATGAATCTGTGAAAGGACTGGATGCCATTGCAGAAGGGTTTGGCAGCGGCGATTCACTTCCAGTTACCGTGCTCATAAGCGGGAAAGAAGATATGGCAACTGAAGAAACGGTTCCGTACCTTGAATCCATCAGTAAAGATATTTTAAAAGTCGATGGTGTAAAGTCGGTGCGGACCCTTACCCGGCCAACGGGTGAAGCACTTGATGAGCTATATGTAGATAACCAGCTGGGCACACTGACAGATGGTCTTGTGGACGCGAGAGACGGCCTGCTGCAAGTGCAGGATGGCCTTGCGGATATTCAAAACGGGTTAACACAGGCAGAGGGACAGATTCCATCTGGAAGTGAAGCTGCTTCTGGTGCAGAAGGGCTGCAGCAGGCAGCATCGGGCATCGGGCAGGTCAACGAACAGATCGGCCGTATTTCTGCCGGCATTGAGCAGTCGGGCAATGCAGAGCAGGCAGCTGCCCAGCTTGGAGCTGTGCAGCAGCAGATTGGCAAAATCAGCCATGAAATCAATGCGGCGGCAGGAGAACTTGAAGGAACTGCCGGTCAGGTCGGCCAGCTTGGCGGAGGACTATCCCAGCTTGCCTTTGGAGTAGGGGATGCAAACGATGGGCTGGCAGAGATTGCACAAGGTCTTACAAAAGCCGCTCAGACGACCCGGTCTATGAGCCAATCGAAAAGTGTTCACGATACCGGTATCTATATTCCTGACGGTACATTGGAAAGAAAAGAATTTAAAGATGTGCTCGACCGCTATACATTAAATGACGAAAAAACGATTAAACTGGAAGTAGTGCTGTCTGAAGACCCGTATTCTCCTCAAGCGATTGACAGCATAGAGGAAGTGAAGCGGGCTGTGAAACGGGCATCCATTGATACTCCGTTTGAGGGAGCAACATTTGCTTACAGCGGTATTTCCAGTGTAAATAGTGATTTAAAAGATATTTCATCGAACGATTTCAGCCGTACAGTGATCATTATGCTTGCCAGTTTGTTTATTGTGCTGACGCTGCTGTTCCGTTCGGTTATTATGCCGCTTTACATGATCGGTTCGCTGCTTTTAACATATTATACATCCGTTGCTGCAGCAGAATTAATTTTTGTAAATGGGCTTGGCTATGACGGCGTCAGCTGGGCCGTTCCGTTTTTCGGATTTGTGATGCTGGTGGCGCTCGGTATTGACTATTCGATTTTCCTCCTTGACCGTTTCCGGGAAGAAGCGCGGGATGGTGTCAGCGTTCAGCAGGCGATGTCTGTGTCCATGGCTAAAATGGGCACTGTGATTATTACGGCAGCGATTATTTTGGCCGGCACCTTTGGCGCGATGATGCCGTCTGGTGTGCTTAGCCTAGTTCAAATCGCGACAATCGTAATTACAGGCCTTCTCCTGTATGGACTCATTGTTCTGCCGCTGCTCATTCCGGCGGTGACCGTCTCCTTTAACCAGGGGGTCTGGTGGCCATTCAAGCGAAAATAA
- a CDS encoding uridine kinase, producing the protein MDINGLTALFSKKEQHTYLVAIDGGGGAGKSTLARALQQSLSSGAVIVHADDFYALSSRRSSEIGGGWDLKRLEEQVLKPLSQNKPARYERYDWETDQLAEAHDVPAGGFVIVEGCYTMVRPLLPYYHFKIWVESPEELRLERGIERDGEEKRHLWEELWMPAEKVYMREQNPTDSADIVVSGTGGDDLTILSARN; encoded by the coding sequence ATGGATATCAATGGATTAACCGCTTTATTTAGCAAGAAAGAACAGCATACCTATCTGGTTGCGATTGATGGCGGAGGCGGTGCTGGAAAAAGCACGCTCGCCCGCGCCTTGCAGCAATCACTTAGCAGCGGAGCCGTAATTGTTCATGCGGATGATTTTTATGCGCTTTCGAGCAGGCGAAGCAGCGAAATTGGAGGCGGCTGGGATTTAAAGCGGCTCGAAGAACAGGTGTTAAAACCACTTAGTCAAAACAAGCCGGCCCGGTATGAACGATATGACTGGGAAACGGACCAGCTTGCAGAAGCACACGATGTGCCGGCAGGCGGATTTGTGATTGTAGAAGGCTGCTATACAATGGTTCGGCCTCTTCTGCCTTACTATCACTTTAAAATATGGGTGGAAAGCCCGGAAGAACTCCGGCTCGAGCGTGGGATTGAGCGGGACGGCGAGGAAAAGCGGCATCTTTGGGAGGAGTTGTGGATGCCGGCAGAGAAAGTGTATATGCGTGAACAAAACCCTACTGACTCCGCAGACATTGTGGTCAGTGGAACAGGTGGAGACGATCTTACAATTCTTTCTGCGCGGAACTGA
- a CDS encoding M28 family peptidase: MKKPVLKLTIAAAITAGTFSFQAAAVQVEPVYAQQPVNVLDHKIVQHFNVENVYQNIDYLSKEPRIAGTESEEKAVQYIQSQFQSYGYETEIQPFTFLSYTEPESIFLSIEGSDETFTPSAFTYTVSGSITGELAVAGLGKKEELADLNLTGKIALIQRGEISFAEKVLNAAGKGAAGVIIYNNTDGALNGTLGEANDAYVPAVSLTKAEGEALAAKAAAETLTASLTVEGASVDEKTSHNVIAVKKPTNQTKATNDIIVVGAHHDSVPGAPGANDDASGSAMTLELARLFKDIPTDTELRFITFGAEEVGLIGSEYYVDGLPKEEVSRMIANFNLDMVGSRDAGDLVMMTADGEPNLVTELAQASSTRLNGEAIPYLEGGRSDHVPFAEAGVPAALFIHDPAEPWYHTPDDTIDKISKEKLQDVGEIVGTAIYEKARFDNQEIKVKKANKVKVPHLYHNEDIQ, encoded by the coding sequence ATGAAGAAACCTGTTTTAAAGCTGACAATAGCAGCTGCTATCACAGCCGGTACATTTAGTTTTCAAGCTGCAGCAGTCCAGGTGGAACCTGTTTATGCGCAGCAGCCGGTAAATGTTTTGGATCATAAGATTGTTCAACATTTTAACGTGGAAAATGTGTATCAAAACATTGATTATTTATCGAAAGAACCTCGTATTGCTGGAACAGAATCAGAAGAAAAAGCAGTTCAATACATTCAATCTCAATTTCAATCCTATGGTTATGAAACAGAGATTCAGCCTTTTACGTTTTTAAGTTACACGGAGCCAGAATCTATTTTTCTCTCCATCGAAGGCTCTGATGAAACATTTACACCCTCTGCTTTTACATACACAGTGAGCGGCAGCATCACAGGAGAGCTGGCGGTGGCCGGTCTTGGTAAAAAAGAAGAGCTTGCGGACTTGAATTTGACAGGAAAAATCGCTCTTATTCAGCGCGGAGAAATTAGTTTTGCCGAAAAAGTGCTTAATGCAGCCGGAAAAGGCGCTGCCGGCGTGATTATCTATAACAATACGGATGGTGCCCTAAATGGAACATTAGGAGAAGCGAATGACGCATACGTGCCGGCTGTTTCTTTAACAAAAGCCGAAGGAGAAGCGCTTGCTGCGAAAGCAGCAGCGGAAACACTGACGGCTTCCCTGACCGTTGAAGGAGCAAGCGTTGACGAAAAAACCTCGCATAATGTGATCGCGGTGAAAAAGCCAACAAATCAAACCAAAGCAACGAATGACATTATCGTCGTTGGTGCTCACCATGATTCTGTACCGGGCGCTCCCGGTGCAAACGATGATGCGTCAGGGTCGGCCATGACGCTGGAGCTCGCTCGGTTGTTTAAAGATATTCCAACCGATACGGAGCTTCGCTTTATTACATTCGGAGCAGAAGAAGTTGGACTGATTGGTTCCGAATACTATGTAGACGGGCTGCCGAAAGAAGAAGTTTCGCGCATGATCGCGAATTTTAATTTAGATATGGTCGGAAGCAGAGATGCCGGTGATTTGGTGATGATGACAGCGGATGGTGAACCCAATCTGGTAACTGAGCTGGCACAGGCATCGAGCACGCGCTTGAATGGAGAAGCAATACCTTATCTTGAAGGCGGCCGCAGCGATCATGTTCCATTCGCGGAAGCGGGGGTTCCTGCTGCTCTGTTTATTCACGATCCAGCGGAGCCTTGGTACCATACACCGGATGATACAATTGATAAAATTAGTAAAGAAAAGCTTCAGGACGTGGGTGAAATTGTTGGAACGGCCATTTATGAAAAAGCCCGTTTTGATAATCAGGAGATCAAAGTGAAGAAAGCGAACAAAGTAAAAGTTCCTCATTTATACCATAACGAAGACATTCAGTAA